The Endozoicomonas montiporae CL-33 genome contains a region encoding:
- a CDS encoding arylesterase, which yields MFLVIRRLATSVIVLFALVAQAAFASPVSQKTILVYGDSLSAAYGLEIQQGWVSLLQEKLDQTKSDWKVVNLSISGETTAGGLSRLPAALKEHRPELMLLQLGANDGMRGTPLTSVSNNLEQMIQQAQTEDVDVLLFEMMIPPNYGPVYTRKFTRIFHDLGKEYTVSVVPFFLDGVAGHPKLNQPDGIHPVAKAQPMIFNNVWPHIKTAME from the coding sequence TTGTTTTTAGTCATTCGTCGTTTAGCAACCAGTGTTATCGTTTTGTTCGCCCTTGTCGCACAAGCGGCTTTTGCTTCTCCCGTCAGCCAGAAAACCATTCTGGTGTACGGAGACAGCCTGAGTGCCGCTTATGGTCTTGAAATACAACAGGGCTGGGTATCTTTATTACAGGAAAAGCTTGATCAAACCAAGTCTGACTGGAAGGTGGTCAATCTCAGCATTAGTGGCGAAACCACTGCCGGAGGACTCAGCCGCTTACCCGCCGCTCTAAAAGAACATCGACCGGAATTAATGTTGCTGCAGCTGGGTGCAAACGACGGCATGCGGGGAACACCACTGACATCCGTGTCCAACAATCTGGAGCAGATGATTCAGCAAGCTCAGACAGAAGATGTCGATGTTTTATTGTTTGAAATGATGATTCCTCCTAATTATGGCCCCGTCTACACTCGAAAATTTACCCGAATTTTTCATGACCTCGGCAAAGAATATACAGTTTCTGTAGTCCCTTTCTTTCTCGACGGTGTTGCAGGACACCCGAAGCTGAATCAGCCGGATGGAATACACCCGGTGGCGAAGGCCCAGCCCATGATTTTTAACAATGTCTGGCCTCATATAAAAACAGCTATGGAATAA
- a CDS encoding ABC transporter ATP-binding protein: protein MAKALEKQVVAQSGSLTILSGLDLQIKSGESVAIVGASGSGKSTLLGILAGLDLPTGGEVHLAGNRLDTLDEDQRAKVRARHTGFVFQSFQLLPNLTALENVMLPLELSGSEKVVESSRAILQRVGLSERLDHYPRQLSGGEQQRVAIARAFAGYPDILFADEPTGNLDEKTGESIIQLLFEVNRERGATLVLVTHDMGLASRCDRVLRLTQGVIVEEQRKVGVTA, encoded by the coding sequence ATGGCCAAGGCTCTGGAAAAACAGGTTGTTGCCCAGAGTGGTTCTCTCACCATACTGTCCGGACTTGACCTTCAGATCAAGTCTGGTGAGTCCGTTGCTATTGTCGGTGCTTCCGGTTCAGGAAAATCAACCTTGTTGGGTATTCTGGCCGGTCTGGATTTGCCAACAGGCGGAGAGGTTCATCTGGCCGGAAATCGTCTTGATACGCTGGATGAAGATCAGCGGGCAAAAGTACGGGCCAGACATACGGGCTTTGTTTTTCAATCATTTCAGCTATTACCCAACCTGACAGCCTTGGAAAATGTCATGCTGCCACTGGAGTTGTCGGGGAGCGAAAAGGTGGTTGAGAGCAGTCGTGCAATTTTGCAGCGGGTTGGTTTGAGTGAGCGGCTGGACCATTACCCAAGACAGCTGTCAGGAGGCGAACAGCAACGAGTCGCCATTGCCAGAGCTTTTGCAGGTTATCCGGATATTTTGTTTGCCGATGAACCCACGGGGAATCTCGATGAAAAAACCGGTGAGAGCATTATTCAGCTGTTATTTGAAGTGAACCGGGAACGGGGGGCGACTCTGGTGCTGGTGACTCATGATATGGGGCTGGCTTCCCGTTGCGATCGGGTGCTTCGTTTAACCCAAGGGGTGATTGTTGAGGAGCAGCGTAAAGTTGGGGT